In the genome of Oncorhynchus mykiss isolate Arlee chromosome 18, USDA_OmykA_1.1, whole genome shotgun sequence, one region contains:
- the LOC110496637 gene encoding probable acyl-CoA dehydrogenase 6 isoform X2, whose translation MAQRLNLVVSRHFSKLTSLSSTRKLSENVSSKPKTASGSEITADHLLYTPEHFALKESLKKIIDQDINPYVDQWEAEGIFPAHKVFKLLGNAGFLGVNKPVAGQLSSQD comes from the exons ATGGCTCAGCGACTGAATTTGGTAGTAAGCCGTCATTTCTCCAAATTAACCTCGCTAAGCAGTACAAGGAAGCTGTCTGAAAATGTCTCATCTAAACCCAAAACGGCCAGTGGTTCAGAGATAACGGCTGATCATTTACTCTACACACCAGAGCATTTTGCGTTGAAGGAATCTCTTAAAAAG ATCATCGACCAGGATATCAACCCCTATGTGGACCAATGGGAGGCAGAGGGGATATTTCCTGCCCACAAAGTCTTCAAGCTCTTGGGAAATGCTGGCTTTCTGGGTGTCAACAAGCCAGTTG CAGGACAGCTCTCcagccaggactaa
- the LOC110496637 gene encoding guanine nucleotide-binding protein G(T) subunit gamma-T1 isoform X5, whose product MPVINMDELTDVDKAKMERDQKKIEVKLERWMTSKCCTEFMEAVQAGVEEDTLVKGIAEDKNPFKELKGGCVVC is encoded by the exons ATGCCGGTGATAAATATGGACGAGTTGACAGACGTGGATAAGGCTAAAATGGAAAGAGACCAAAAGAAGATTGAAGTCAAGCTTGAGAGATGGATG ACGTCTAAGTGCTGTACTGAGTTTATGGAGGCGGTTCAGGCCGGTGTAGAAGAGGACACTCTGGTCAAAGGCATCGCAGAAGACAAGAACCCATTCAAGGAGTTGAAAGGTGGATGTGTCGTCTGCTGA
- the LOC110496637 gene encoding probable acyl-CoA dehydrogenase 6 isoform X3, translating into MAQRLNLVVSRHFSKLTSLSSTRKLSENVSSKPKTASGSEITADHLLYTPEHFALKESLKKIIDQDINPYVDQWEAEGIFPAHKVFKLLGNAGFLGVNKPVGQLSSQD; encoded by the exons ATGGCTCAGCGACTGAATTTGGTAGTAAGCCGTCATTTCTCCAAATTAACCTCGCTAAGCAGTACAAGGAAGCTGTCTGAAAATGTCTCATCTAAACCCAAAACGGCCAGTGGTTCAGAGATAACGGCTGATCATTTACTCTACACACCAGAGCATTTTGCGTTGAAGGAATCTCTTAAAAAG ATCATCGACCAGGATATCAACCCCTATGTGGACCAATGGGAGGCAGAGGGGATATTTCCTGCCCACAAAGTCTTCAAGCTCTTGGGAAATGCTGGCTTTCTGGGTGTCAACAAGCCAGTTG GACAGCTCTCcagccaggactaa
- the LOC110496637 gene encoding probable acyl-CoA dehydrogenase 6 isoform X1 has protein sequence MAQRLNLVVSRHFSKLTSLSSTRKLSENVSSKPKTASGSEITADHLLYTPEHFALKESLKKIIDQDINPYVDQWEAEGIFPAHKVFKLLGNAGFLGVNKPVGCLIVVGDQAYQLCLQQT, from the exons ATGGCTCAGCGACTGAATTTGGTAGTAAGCCGTCATTTCTCCAAATTAACCTCGCTAAGCAGTACAAGGAAGCTGTCTGAAAATGTCTCATCTAAACCCAAAACGGCCAGTGGTTCAGAGATAACGGCTGATCATTTACTCTACACACCAGAGCATTTTGCGTTGAAGGAATCTCTTAAAAAG ATCATCGACCAGGATATCAACCCCTATGTGGACCAATGGGAGGCAGAGGGGATATTTCCTGCCCACAAAGTCTTCAAGCTCTTGGGAAATGCTGGCTTTCTGGGTGTCAACAAGCCAGTTG gctgtctcatcgttgtcggtgatcaggcctaccagttatgtcttcagcaaacttaa
- the LOC110496637 gene encoding probable acyl-CoA dehydrogenase 6 isoform X4, whose product MAQRLNLVVSRHFSKLTSLSSTRKLSENVSSKPKTASGSEITADHLLYTPEHFALKESLKKIIDQDINPYVDQWEAEGIFPAHKVFKLLGNAGFLGVNKPVGPEP is encoded by the exons ATGGCTCAGCGACTGAATTTGGTAGTAAGCCGTCATTTCTCCAAATTAACCTCGCTAAGCAGTACAAGGAAGCTGTCTGAAAATGTCTCATCTAAACCCAAAACGGCCAGTGGTTCAGAGATAACGGCTGATCATTTACTCTACACACCAGAGCATTTTGCGTTGAAGGAATCTCTTAAAAAG ATCATCGACCAGGATATCAACCCCTATGTGGACCAATGGGAGGCAGAGGGGATATTTCCTGCCCACAAAGTCTTCAAGCTCTTGGGAAATGCTGGCTTTCTGGGTGTCAACAAGCCAGTTG